In Leishmania mexicana MHOM/GT/2001/U1103 complete genome, chromosome 20, one genomic interval encodes:
- a CDS encoding myosin heavy chain kinase a-like protein → MNPAAQGVAPAEEESPVVCTANKYIFDLHSYVWKESDCLIRIPHPHKGMGHGGMRVCYAVEDVDEEGAGTPMVAKMFRRNISDVVEKDYFNEGAAQCMCEEFANNFNRIHLTNVHKPNISFLQCYVVRIPRDTIPVTSHNKRTGFFSYKTQDTGEVMFVMEPRLSGKFTKYNSNYGETYREDKKAALTSSEAKRRTEIFEAAEAFSHFTLVESGGSMLVCDLQGVNDFLTDPQIHTEDGKGLGMGNMGQEGIDKWIEKHECNEICRALGLQPLLDAVPNSTASPKTDNVYLGLRAQLQSQNPVRLRDLVPLTKPLEEMTEAERIEYALKVSRLTD, encoded by the coding sequence ATGAACCCCGCCGCCCAAGGCGTTGcgccggcggaggaggagtcgCCGGTGGTGTGCACCGCAAACAAGTACATCTTCGACCTGCACTCCTACGTTTGGAAAGAAAGTGACTGCCTTATACGGATTCCTCACCCGCACAAGGGCATGGGCCACGGTGGCATGCGAGTCTGCTATGCAGTGGAGGACGTGGATGAGGAGGGAGCTGGGACACCGATGGTGGCTAAGATGTTTCGCCGCAACATCAGTGACGTTGTAGAGAAAGACTACTTCAACGAGGGAGCCGCACAGTGCATGTGTGAGGAATTTGCGAACAACTTTAACCGCATTCACCTCACCAACGTTCACAAGCCGAACATTTCTTTTCTTCAGTGCTACGTAGTTCGCATCCCTCGCGATACCATCCCAGTTACTTCCCACAACAAACGTACAGGGTTTTTCTCTTACAAGACTCAAGATACAGGGGAGGTGATGTTTGTGATGGAGCCGAGGCTGAGCGGCAAATTCACCAAGTACAACAGCAACTATGGCGAAACCTACCGCGAGGACAAAAAAGCAGCCCTCACCTcgtcggaggcgaagcggcgaACGGAGATCTTTGAAGCAGCAGAGGCCTTCTCACACTTTACCCTAGTGGAGAGTGGTGGCTCGATGCTCGTGTGCGATCTGCAAGGCGTTAATGACTTTCTTACAGACCCGCAAATTCACACGGAGGACGGCAAGGGACTCGGCATGGGCAACATGGGGCAGGAGGGCATCGACAAGTGGATAGAGAAGCACGAATGCAATGAGATCTGTCGCGCACTGGGTCTGCAGCCTTTGCTTGATGCCGTGCCCAACTCGACGGCGTCCCCGAAGACGGACAATGTGTATCTGGGACTGCGCGCCCAGCTGCAGAGTCAAAACCCTGTCCGTTTGCGCGATTTAGTCCCCCTGACCAAGCCGCTCGAGGAGATGACAGAGGCAGAGCGTATCGAGTACGCCTTGAAGGTCTCACGACTCACAGATTAG